tctttttttattcggatttttttattatttttactttattattgcAATTCAATAAAAGGCAATGCAAAAGTGTAAAGGAAAACAAACATTCATATCCATATGATATAGAAAATCTATGTAACATAAgttggataaaaaaaaagggtGATGTAAAACTTAGTTTTAgcgtaaaaaaaatattttttccttagaTTTGCAGGAAAACGTATGGATCATTTATTGCTCATTATTGTTACCTATTATTTGTCCTTATTACTTTTTCTGCATGTAATATCTCCTCAAGTCTCTCTTAATTTtctgttttaattatttttgattgataattataattacCTTAACAAATATCAAGCAACATTTCAAGACTTATATAAGTCCACATCTCAACACACAAATCGCAATTGCAAGATTTAAATTTGTGTGCATCATTTTgctcaatttaattaatatacgAGATATTTACTTTTATCTCTTAATTATCAATAGACAATGTAAAATCTCAATATCGCTATATATGATTCGTATTTAACAGAGTTTGTATGAATTTCTAACGCTTTTGCATATGTATATgagaatttgatgaaaaaatacattgttCAACACATTTTCGAAAATAATAGCAATTGATGTCACTCGAAACTAATTGGTAATAACATCGACGTTATGCGACTAAAGATAAAAAGGAAATGGAAGAAGGAACACTTAAAGGGAGAGTTATTTCAATatctttcatatataatttacaaggcacaataataaatattatcataagagaaaaataagaattgaCGGTTAGATAAAATTAATTGGAAACTAGAGATGATGAAtttgaagagaaaagaaagaaagaaagaaagatagatttatttgatttgtaatatttttatttttttatttctttacaatTTTATAAAAGGAAGGTGAATGAAAAAGTAAAGATGGAAGAAGAGTGGGCAGTAGGAAAGAAGTCATggaaaggaagagaaaaaaagaagaaaaatgtgaatatattttttatacccTGATAAAATCAGGATAGCATGTAAATGGGACTGTTAGACAAGTTCATGTATTTATATAGTAGCTAagtttttagatttaaatttaaaatatagtatATGAACATACTAAAGATTAAATTTTCCatgaaaggaaataaagttaaATACTTATTATTAAATGTATAAAGGAAAATTATGTTTCAAATTTGTTACTCATGCACgtcaaaaaatcaattttatcattcacatattataaatataaattgtttaaaaaacttattaccgcgcgaagcgcggtTCAATTCActagttaaataataatttgagaaaaaataataaatgacaaTCTTGTCTATAATAAAGTCTTTTAATGAAGGACATAAAGACTGCTCTTTAGTGTATAAGCAATTCTTTAGTGGTCGCACCGAAAGTACGGTGGAGGTTGGTTGAAGATGATCTTACGCGGCATTCAGAACCAGTCTTGAAGTGAATGAATTTTAAAGAAGTAAGGAAATGAGACGACTCTTTCTTGAACTATATCATAAATAGATCTTCCCCTCCACACCAATCACGAATTTTTCTCTATTCCTCTCATATATCGTCGTAACGCCCTTAATgctatgttttgaaaaagactTTTCATGTCATTCCCATTTAGGTCCGATTCGGATTCCTCCGTTGTTTCCGGACCTTTATGTTTTTAATATAATACTCTAATTTAGTGCATGTGTTGCGTGTGTGTCgtgttaataataaaatatgtatatgaaGATATTATTGTAAAATAGTAAAAGTAATGCTCAAATAAATACAAGGTttgtttaaataataataattaaattatattatactgACACAATAACtaaattcaatatctttttgaCATACAAATATCCAAGGGCGGACCTACCTTGTTGcaagtgggttcatatgaacccacttCGTCGAAAAAatacactatatatacatatatattcaatctgttttttgaaataaacactctatataattaatttgaccCCACTTAAACCAATAGTAACATGTAGCCCAGCGGCAAAGTGGTTACAATTTGATTGATGCATCGCGGGTACGAATCCCACCCACAACATTTGAGATATTgcttcattttttatatatatattgaaccCATTTGGTAAAATTTCTGGGTCCGCCACTGCAAATATCATCACGATCTGAAAACTTGAGTCACAATGGCACCTACCAAAACACATTAATAGATGAGTCAACCCATAAAGTTGAACAGCCTTCGGAGCCGGAAAACGAGTAGGCAAAATTGAGGGTTATGGCAGGTCATAGGTTCTctagagattaaaaaaaatctcatttatttattcattgtgAGGACATTTGGATGAAAATGCGTTTTCACACCAAGACCAAGTAGGTAGGAGTTTGAAAATCAGTGTACCTTGCAACATTAATAATGGCAAATATGAAAGCAAAAGTTACTTCATTCACACAACTCCCTACAACAGATGAATTTGGGCAATATAGATGTTTGCACTTATTGTTGAAGGTAAAAAGAGTGACAAACGATtttaaataagatacataaaataCACTTGATGATGTTAATTGTATGTAGTCTACATAGACCAGATTGTCAAAGAACCTAATCAACATATATGACAAAGAAACTGGAGAGACTTAAAACTAAACAGAAGCAAGCCAAGATCCTTCAAAGAATAGAGAAACAGAGAATAATTCATCATTCATCGGTAGATAAGTTTTTCTAGTGCTTTCGATAGTTTTCTTTTGCCTTGTCATCCTTTATACCCTTACTATTTATCTTGTTCTGGTTACTAACAGATCCCTCCTGAGCACTGCACATTTGAGATTTCATCTTGAACCCAAACTTCTTGGATACATTTCCCCAAGTGCTTGATCCCTTTGATCGACCCAACTTCTCAATCTCCTGCCTCATGTTTGAGCACTCCTTCTCGAGCTCTGACACACGTACCCTCATGCTATCCATTCCCACCTTCAACACCTGGTTTTCTCTCACAGCAGTAGCCCAGCCCCCCTCATTTGGTCCCACCGTGCCACTTCTCAACTGCCTTGACCCCTCATCAAGGTTTTCGGACACTAGGAAGCATCCTGCAATGGATGTTCTCAACTGCAGCTGTTCAAAGAAGAGTACTTGTACTATAATCCTTAAAGGGAGCCGTTCGTTCTGTGCAGCATGTGTACAAGCTTCCAAGGAGAGCTTCTGGCAATCCATGAGCCTGCAGAGTTGTTCTCTATCGGATTCTCccaaccatggatgtgactgcataaacaaaagaataataaaagGTTTAAAATCTCTACCTCACTTTGTGGAACTACACTGGGTATGTAGTTATAAAAGATTTACATTCTGAAATGAAAGATCTGAACCAAAACTCAAAGAAAATCGCTTTCTTTGGAGCCTATGTTCATATGTACTTTCAGTGGTCATTCATCTTGATTTCTTTATGCCCCCACCCCTGCACTGGTGGTGGGGCATTCAATCACTAGACTGCTGCACCTAACTAGACATGCCCATACAAGCAAGCCACTTTAATCTAAGGCTTCTTGGGTCAAGCTTAAATAGGATCTCAATATTAAGTGCAAATTTCAGTAAGCATAGCAATAGTGACAACATTTACTTCAGAGTACACACAATTATCATAACTTAAAAAAGAATAGCAAACTAAATTTACCTTGAGATAAATGTCAATTGCACGATAAAGGCCATCATCCAAGGGCCTTGCATATTCAGGAACAGAAGCAGCAAGAGTCTGAAACTTGGGAAGCTTCACGTTAACATCTGGGGCAACCTCAGCAAGATATCCATCGATTAGTTTTGCCACCATAGTGATTGGTGTCAGAGATGGTGAACCAATCAATTGCTCATCATCAATGGAACAAGGTGATTCACCACCAGTTCCTTGATCCATGGCTAAGAAGTGCTCAAGAATCCTCTGTACGCAGTCAACATTATAAAGTGTTTCCATCGAGTAAGAGAAATTAGGCATTAAGAGATCTTCTAGAGTGGCCTGATCAAGCTGCATTCCTATCCTTTTCTCCAAGTTTGATATGCAAGAGGGACTGGCTCGAAGAATCAAGGCTGTTTTCAGTAGGCCAAAGAGGAATTTAGTTGGAACTAGGCCTTTTTGCATGGGTAGTAAATTATCCACCTCTTCAAGTAAAAGCTTCTGATCTTCTTCTGATAGCGAAGAACCTAAACCAACTGGTGCAAGTCGGTTAGTGGACTCAGAAGAGGTCTGCCGCCTGTTTAGCCCAGGCAGGTACTTTTTAGCATAATAACTGAGGGAACCAGCAACAATATCCTGTTTGATGCCTTGAGATTCCATAGCAGAAATTAGCCTCTTGTAAAGAGGTAAACTTAAAGTTGATGCATCCTCATACCACCAATCTGAACTTGAATGTTTTGGCCTAGCCCCAGTGCTTATTCCATTCCATAGGATACTCCCTCCAGGACTCTGCAAGGGGCCAACGTGCTCCATCACAGGCCAACCAAACAGGTTGGGATCAGTACATGCCTTCACAGCTAATGAATCAATGCACCTTTTTGTAATTCTGAGTTCTTCAGCATATGGAAGAACATCATCACAGGTTTGGAGTGCCTTCAAAGAGTCTTTCCAGCTACGGAGAACTACCTGATTAAGAAAAATCTCAGTCTGTGATATCAGATTCCCCTCCCCATATTCTTCAGTCATATCAAGATGCTCTGCGGCACATCGAAGGTATACAGCATTTGCTGCTGTAAGCTCTAGTTTAACCCCATAACAAAATTTTGCTACAAGTTCAAATGTTTTAGCACCACCAGGGATGTCATTGATTTCAATAACACAGCCATCTTCTCCTTCAGATGCTTCTGCAATCCGTTTTTCCATAACCCCACTTCTAGAAAGCAATGGGAACTGCAATTATTCAttggaaaacattaaaaatgaGACAAATCTAAAAGTTCAATCATCTTCCTTgcaatcaaatttcaaattagaTGTGACAAGCTTTAAGGAACTCCATACAATCAAACTAATTTGACATTGTGCTCGGGAACGACTTACAGTGATTTTTAAATGCAGAGATGGACAAAATTTTGATAAAGTTGACATCTTTTTTGTCTTGGAACATTACCATTGGTTGAAAGCATAAAAGCTGGCTTGGAGAGACTAAAGTAGAGAGCAACAGGTCATTATAAGGTGAAAAAGTATGTCACTTTTGCCTAATTTCATCAAATATAGAAGCAAAAAGCATCTCGGAAGTACTAAAAAGAAACAATGAAGAAAGAATAGCTGTTTTAGTTAACAAGCATGAATAAGGTGTACTTGAGAGCAACCCAAGGGCGACGAGAACTGTTAATAGCATAAATCTCTAAGGCAAACGGAAGGACATTTGAATAGACAATTTAAGGAAACATCATTCATATGCAGAAGAAAGAGAAGTACCAATACATCAGTTGGTCTATACATCACTAGATCAATCAATTCTTGCAGAGAACTTTACCTTGTGGAGATGGAAAGTCATTTCCCCAACTTCAACAACAACGTCACTTGGGAGGCCAGTTGTGCAGAACCTACAAACATACCAACAAAAGGCAAGttgtaaaatttgaaaagtaaTCTACCACCTGAAGCCATGACCATGCCAGGGCAAAACAAGACCATACAATCTAAGAGCACCCAACCTCATTATCCTCTTCTAGGAAGAATGTATTAAGGAATACGCCTCAAAAGAAATAGCAAGTAATTACAAAAAATTCTGTCAAAAACTTGGACATCTATTTGCTCTCTTAGTTTCTCTGTACATTTCTACAATTCCTCGTGTAATTTGCCCCACTGCGTCTGTATGTAGCAACGGTGAGAGCTGAACTGATTCAATGGTCGAGCCTGGAATTGTGCGAATCACAGAAAAAGTACGGAGAAGAAGATGTTGATACCTACAGCTCATTGTCTAATTATATATAGGCTTCTTAGGGTCTACATGGTTGGTATGCAACACACTAGTTTTTGATGGAAAAAACTCTAATCTAACCTAAATATGTTGGCTAATACAATCATATTCTTTTGCTCAAAAAGATTTGAGTAAACCATACGGTTTGTTTTCCGTCCAAGTTCCAGTTTTTATTTGTTCCCCCCATGACAGTTACTGTTTGATGCTCTTCCTTAGGTGATAACAAAAGTATGGGGAGCAAAATTTGACAGAATAAAACCCAATTAGAGGTTTATTGAAAATggttagaaagaaagaagaaaagtgtACCAGGCCTGGCCTTTTCTTTGGAATGCATCTGTTTTGGATCCCAACTTCATACATGCCATATCTCCTCCGACTGTTACAAACCCacccttaattcatccactccTTTCTTGAGCTGCTTCACCAACAACAAACTTGCGCAGATCCAGCAAAATGCACCTCAAAACCAGCAAATACCTACTTCACAAATCTCTCAGTTAAGAAAGACGAGAATCAAATAAGTAGTATTGTTTCCCAAATGAGACAATAAATTTAGGTCAACTCCTCCAATTCCAATTCCAACTCACTAAATAAATACCCAGTTGTTCACTTCTGACCATAAGATTCCAACACTCAACTCCAACCAAAACCCTTAAACATCCATTAATAGAGAGAGAGAATGAATTTAAGGCATGATGAAAATGTAAGAAAATCTCACCATTGCTAATTAATGCTATTTGGTAGCTTTGTTCAGTGCCCTCTCTTTTTCCTTAAAATACACTCACTTtgcataattaatttcattctcTCTATCATTTTACTTCTAATTTCTCTAATCTAAAATACGTTACTTTTTGCTTTCCAAATTTTGATTTGtctatgtattaaaataataaaatgattgGTATAATGAATTTaacattttgtttttattaattgatagagtcttaaaaatattatttttcaaaaaattaactCAATGTTACTTTCTCTGTCCAATAATATTTGTCCACTTGATTTTACATCGTtcttaaaaaattgtataattttattatatcatcctttaaatataataaattcaatgtcttaaaaaatataataggaaaataactataattaacgATAAatgtaaattaggaactaaatataaaattatttattaattttataaaatggaaaaatattattagatatCTAAAATAGTATTAGTGGATAACTATTGTTAAATGGAGAGAATAGTAAATTGAGAATATAAcagaaaaaattattctttcttgatttatcaaaaatcaaaaatatttgacGAGTAAATAAAAACTATACAAATAGTTGCTACTTATTGAAAGTCGCACCTATCTGTTTGTCCAGCTAGGCCATGTGATGCCTGCATATGCTCTaattatgatcaatttttcgaaaaatgaaaagagtgCTTGCTTAAACGTGCAGCTGCAGCattttaataaattcaaattattaaatttatattctttGACTAACTTCAAACTCCAAATAATGATAACATTTTGGGTGGTCAATAAACAAtttgttcattttctctttttctttttcctaacAACAACACAATatgaaaatgattatttatAAGAAGGAAATTTGAACATAATAATCGtttgatattataaaaatagaatggTTCaactatatattatgtatgtcaCCAAGAATTCTCTGTTTCAATTGTGTGTATAGAATTCATGTTACATGAATATTATGTGGACCTATGAATAGATATTCATCACTCTAAAATAGGGGTTTAGAGCCCTTTTGACATTGTTGTTGGGATTCGAACATCACTTAtgttagagaaaaaatattttttgaaaattatgtgtTTGACAAActtgtaaaactatttttaaatggaaacaaaaacaatttttctgttattggaataaactaaaaatttatgtttcttctgatgggttttcttgacttctttcctgATAAAGATTTGGTTACGATTTTGAAGGCAGTTCCTCTTAATAGAGATTTAAAGGAACTTATATTATGGAAAATTATAGACGGAATGGTGATTGATATCATCAATAATTACATGATAGAACAAgagctttatgaaagattttattgtgatgaagtttataacctcttgaatgattaaaaatgtagcctcttgaatgattaaaactaaatgctatgtttgcaggatggatcctccttggataaccaaggctagaggaaaaggcagttatactcgcggaaggggaagatcagccccaagttcatcaagatcatcatacggatcttcatcatctagtactccaattatacaaaagggaggaatgagtttatataacttaaactctagaGCACAAGAAAAAGCTTCTTCATCAatacatctggaagatattccagaaagTGATCCATTATATGCTAAACTACATAAGTTTCTAACTCAAAAGCAAGGTGATTCTTTTGCTTCAATCGccaaagaagaagttgatgatatcaaaacatatgaaaaggtagaaaaaaaagaaatgatatttctcttagaaaactctgacatgcaaagaagagaaaaaccttggaagatattccagaggtATTTAGTTAATGGGCTTTATATTCAGGCATTTAATAAAGTTCTCTGTTATAACAATGAAAAgcataaacatacttggtttataaaAGTATGTGCCAATATATTTGCGAATTCTATACCAAATTGGTTTTTaaactggtggtcataccacgggccaacaataaaaatattgcctgaaccatttctcaagttatacaaagaatgggTCAAGGTGTCACCAGATCTCAAAGTTATatcatcaagaacatatttgttattttcaacaaattgaacagatattttttttatagaattatcGGTTCCATGGATTTATAAATGGGTTCCAGAAGTAGATTTTATTGAGGAACAAATTCCTTGCCTATACAgaacttattataataatttttgggacaagttgatgaagaaagatccTCAAACAAAGTCCATATACGGACAAGAACTGCTGGATCTAATTACGAAAATCATACACGATTATAAATCAATTCCTAAAAAGGAATTATGACTGATGACTCAACCTCCGTAAAACATATGGCTAGaaaaatttctaatcatggtgaaggagaacaaaatgaaatgattatgaaatatctagaagaagtaaagaagaagattcttctaaatataagtcattacGCAAAATCAGATTCATCAATGCGTAGCGAAACAAGTGAAGATATGCACGAAGCCCaacaatatgaagaagaaagtccAGCAGATGCACTGAAGAAAGCCAaagattttttggcaaaattaaaagacaaaGTGTAAAGCTTATGCGCGTCAGTAGCGGGCCCGCGTTACTGTAGCAACACTGTTCACCAACAGTAAATACACTGTAACCAATACCTAGATAGGGGCCCAGTATCCTGTACAAAGatgtttttttctataaataggcctgtttttctttaattgagaGCAGGTTTTAGAAACCATCTCTCCTTCTTTCTACTTTCTCTCTCCCCacttgtaaaatattttcaagtattgtaaGCTTACCGGACTTTGGTCGGAGGAATAGTAAAGTGTGTTGTTTGCTACAAGgtacttccttttattttcaatttttatttctgagttaagccgtgactatgtccggctaagaaattatatctatgccggataactaacttctcttttatatagaccatgaacggatctaagctttatttaaatatagaagaattttagtatggcttctcgacttggttctgagattgaggtacagtcagatctagtactacttttataggctttgtctttatgactccatctgatgagccgtggtttttagcccgaaattgagtttgataagtagggcacctcatacccggttagaactatcagacacatgggcttaataaaagtatgtattagcttcttgacaggccctttgcttgggtaaaataattaaaccatgcagtctgagaaactatgttaaaattattgtgtatttcgattcttatgtagttggactacctctaagaatattgacttgcttgatctatgactgggCGAACCACCGCCAGGTCAGTGATCCTGTAACGTTggtatatacaaattttaaaaaactattttaaataaaacttaTCCAAACATATGAGacatgataattaattaactaaattatcaattctatatatatatatatatatagagagagagagagagagagagagagaaaattgataatttagttaattaattatcatatctCATATGTTTGGAtaagttttatttaaaatagttttttaaaatttgtatataataaattttatattttatttacatttatatattattattattattattattttatgtattattttttagaattagaaagaacataaaaaggtaacaacaatatttttgcaagataagaaaagaaaaaaaaaaacaagtaaagATTTCAATCCtccaaaaaaaatgtataatattgattgaaaatttgaatatgaatattttaatttaataaaaataaaattttaatttatttttttgtagtagttatttaaactagtttctctctataaaataatcttaatgtTAAAAGTATATTAATATTTGCCTTTTATCATAATTTGACTTTCAAAAGCATTTTTTAACTATTGTTAAATGGAATTAGAAGCCcaaaatcacttattttgagaaaaaatcattttaaaaaaaattatgcactTGGCAAACTTGTAAAACTGCTATAAAATGGAATTAGAAACAGTTTTTCTGATGTTGGGAAGAAACTAAAAATTtctgcttcttaaaaaaaacagaagcagaatcataaaattattttttaaagactaaaatatcccttctatatatatatatatatatatcttattaattaattaacatatctcataTGTTTAGAtaagttttatttaaaatagtttttaaaaaaaattatataataaatttatattttattttgcgtttatgtattattattattattattattattattattattattattttacatattatttttagaattagaaaaaaaaaaggtaacaacaatatttttgcaatataagaaaagaagaaaaaacaagtaAAGATTTCAACCCtccaaaaaaatgtataatattgattgaatatttgaatatgaatattttaatttattaaaaataaaaatttaatttatttttttgtaatagaaatttaaactagtttctctctataaaataatcttaatattaaaagtacattaatATTTACTTTTGATCGTAATTTGACtttcaaaagcatttttttAACTATTGTTAAATGGAATTAGAATCCcaaaatcacttattttgagaaaaaaatcattttaaaaaaaattatacgtTTGGCAAACTTGTAAATCTGATTTTAAATGGACTTAGAAGCAGTTTTTCTGATGTTGGGaagtaattaaa
The Solanum stenotomum isolate F172 chromosome 12, ASM1918654v1, whole genome shotgun sequence DNA segment above includes these coding regions:
- the LOC125847704 gene encoding BTB/POZ domain-containing protein At1g30440 codes for the protein MACMKLGSKTDAFQRKGQAWFCTTGLPSDVVVEVGEMTFHLHKFPLLSRSGVMEKRIAEASEGEDGCVIEINDIPGGAKTFELVAKFCYGVKLELTAANAVYLRCAAEHLDMTEEYGEGNLISQTEIFLNQVVLRSWKDSLKALQTCDDVLPYAEELRITKRCIDSLAVKACTDPNLFGWPVMEHVGPLQSPGGSILWNGISTGARPKHSSSDWWYEDASTLSLPLYKRLISAMESQGIKQDIVAGSLSYYAKKYLPGLNRRQTSSESTNRLAPVGLGSSLSEEDQKLLLEEVDNLLPMQKGLVPTKFLFGLLKTALILRASPSCISNLEKRIGMQLDQATLEDLLMPNFSYSMETLYNVDCVQRILEHFLAMDQGTGGESPCSIDDEQLIGSPSLTPITMVAKLIDGYLAEVAPDVNVKLPKFQTLAASVPEYARPLDDGLYRAIDIYLKSHPWLGESDREQLCRLMDCQKLSLEACTHAAQNERLPLRIIVQVLFFEQLQLRTSIAGCFLVSENLDEGSRQLRSGTVGPNEGGWATAVRENQVLKVGMDSMRVRVSELEKECSNMRQEIEKLGRSKGSSTWGNVSKKFGFKMKSQMCSAQEGSVSNQNKINSKGIKDDKAKENYRKH